The Anaerohalosphaeraceae bacterium genome has a window encoding:
- a CDS encoding HAD family hydrolase, whose product MAGRAVQAILFDLGETLLLFGRLETGRLFEQASRFSYEYLKQRGQPVGRFGIYRLWNLLGIRLHLLYSFLTGTDFDSLSLLKEYGRKKGFTLTEEEWEELNWQWYRPLAEKGQIEPQTHSTLQTLRDMGLRLGILSNTFVHGSTLDRHLRQVGLLDFFDLRLYSYQFSFRKPDPRIFLEAARRLQAEANRTVFVGDRMDKDVRGALRAGMIPVLKDAYTNRKKRVPEGVFRIQYLSELPELIKRLNEDKL is encoded by the coding sequence TTGGCGGGACGAGCGGTTCAGGCGATTTTGTTTGATTTGGGCGAGACGCTGCTGCTGTTCGGGCGTCTGGAGACCGGCAGGCTTTTTGAGCAGGCGTCCCGCTTTTCGTATGAGTATCTGAAGCAGCGGGGCCAGCCGGTCGGCCGTTTCGGCATCTATCGGCTTTGGAACCTTCTGGGCATTCGTCTGCACCTGCTGTATTCGTTCCTGACCGGAACTGACTTTGATTCCCTTTCCCTCCTGAAAGAGTACGGGCGGAAAAAGGGCTTTACGCTTACGGAGGAGGAATGGGAGGAGCTGAACTGGCAGTGGTATCGTCCGCTGGCGGAAAAAGGACAGATTGAGCCGCAGACGCACTCGACCCTTCAGACCCTGCGGGACATGGGACTTCGGCTGGGGATTTTGTCCAATACGTTCGTGCACGGCAGCACCCTGGACCGCCATTTGCGGCAGGTTGGGCTGCTGGACTTTTTCGACCTTCGTCTGTATTCCTACCAGTTCTCCTTCCGCAAACCGGACCCGCGGATATTCCTGGAAGCCGCCCGACGCCTGCAGGCGGAAGCAAACCGAACCGTCTTTGTCGGGGACCGGATGGACAAGGATGTGCGGGGGGCCCTGCGGGCGGGGATGATTCCCGTCCTGAAAGACGCCTACACAAACCGAAAAAAAAGAGTGCCGGAAGGCGTTTTTCGGATACAATATCTGTCGGAACTGCCGGAGTTAATCAAACGACTGAACGAGGATAAACTGTGA
- a CDS encoding thioesterase family protein has product MRVKPRTDEFPAPEVKTFPDCTKIQTHTITIVPRYCETDQSGVIHHTVYPVWFEMGRTELLRANGLAYSDLEKNGIYFVVAELNVKYRRPAFYDEKLDLITTCTRITSARVEHSYRLVRQSTGVLLAEGTSILACVDKDGKPRRMPSFMYPEEEPEEKS; this is encoded by the coding sequence ATGCGAGTGAAACCGAGAACCGATGAGTTTCCGGCTCCGGAAGTAAAAACCTTTCCGGACTGCACCAAAATCCAAACCCATACCATCACCATCGTTCCTCGCTATTGTGAGACGGACCAGTCGGGGGTTATTCACCATACGGTTTATCCGGTATGGTTTGAGATGGGGCGGACGGAACTGCTGCGGGCAAATGGCCTTGCCTACAGCGATTTGGAAAAGAACGGGATTTATTTTGTTGTGGCGGAACTGAACGTAAAGTACCGCCGGCCTGCGTTTTATGATGAGAAACTGGATTTAATTACCACCTGCACCCGGATTACCAGTGCCCGGGTGGAGCACAGCTATCGGCTGGTTCGGCAAAGCACAGGGGTCCTGCTGGCCGAGGGCACCAGCATCCTGGCATGTGTGGACAAAGACGGAAAACCTCGCCGGATGCCGTCATTTATGTATCCGGAAGAAGAACCCGAAGAAAAATCTTAA